A stretch of the Snodgrassella alvi genome encodes the following:
- the nrdD gene encoding anaerobic ribonucleoside-triphosphate reductase, which translates to MKPIVIKRDGCRVPFDAARIQDAVERAACAVDITDIAYCAQVAAQVGSLMANRECVDIHDIQQAVEDQLMAGQYKELARAYIEYRHSRDVARESRGHLNREIQGLVEQTNFSLLNENANKDSKVIPTQRDLLAGIVARHYAQQHLLPRDVVLAHERGEIHYHDLDYAPFFPMFNCMLIDLKGMLTNGFKMGNAEIEPPKSIATATAVTAQIIAQVASHIYGGSTINRIDEVLAPFVRTSYDKHFAVAQEWQIANAEDYARTRTEKECYDAFQSLEYEVNTLHTANGQTPFVTFGFGLGTSWESRLIQTAILRNRLAGLGKNGKTAVFPKLVFSIKDGVNHKASDINYDIKQLALECASKRMYPDILNYEQVVAVTGSFKTPMGCRSFLSRYEENGQEIHEGRNNLGVISLNLPRIAIEAKHDEARFWQLLEERLQLCRKALMTRIARFENVKARVAPILYMEGACGVRLQADEPVAHIFKNGRASISLGYIGLHETIYALYGSDIHVFDSDNLRQKAIAIVEKLRRTADQWKTETGYGFSLYSTPSENLCDRFCRLDTAEFGVIDGVTDKGYYTNSFHLDVEKKVNPYDKIDFEAPYPKMASGGFICYGEYPNLQHNLKALEDVWDYSYRHVPYYGTNTPIDECYECGFSGEFSCTSKGFVCPKCGNHDPARVSVTRRVCGYLGSPDARPFNTGKQEEVKRRVKHLGQQCGAL; encoded by the coding sequence ATGAAACCTATTGTAATTAAGAGAGATGGTTGCCGCGTTCCCTTTGATGCGGCGCGAATTCAAGATGCCGTAGAGCGTGCCGCCTGTGCCGTGGACATTACCGACATTGCCTATTGCGCGCAGGTAGCTGCACAAGTGGGCAGCCTCATGGCTAACCGTGAATGTGTGGATATTCATGATATTCAGCAGGCAGTAGAAGACCAGTTAATGGCCGGTCAGTATAAAGAACTGGCACGAGCCTATATTGAATACCGTCATTCGCGCGATGTTGCGCGCGAATCTCGCGGACATCTCAATCGCGAAATTCAGGGTTTGGTAGAACAAACCAATTTCAGTCTGCTTAACGAAAATGCGAACAAAGACAGCAAGGTGATTCCCACCCAGCGCGACCTACTGGCTGGCATTGTGGCCAGACATTATGCTCAGCAACACCTGTTACCGCGCGATGTGGTATTAGCACATGAGCGGGGAGAAATTCATTATCACGATTTAGACTACGCACCGTTTTTTCCAATGTTCAACTGCATGTTGATAGATCTAAAAGGCATGCTGACCAACGGATTTAAAATGGGCAATGCTGAAATCGAACCTCCTAAATCTATTGCCACAGCTACCGCTGTTACCGCACAGATTATCGCGCAGGTGGCTAGCCACATTTACGGTGGCAGCACCATAAACCGGATTGATGAAGTGCTGGCACCTTTTGTCCGTACCAGCTACGACAAACACTTTGCCGTAGCTCAGGAATGGCAGATTGCCAATGCTGAAGACTACGCCCGTACTCGCACCGAAAAAGAATGCTACGACGCTTTTCAGTCACTGGAATACGAAGTCAACACCTTGCATACTGCTAATGGTCAGACTCCTTTTGTCACTTTCGGCTTTGGTCTGGGCACCAGCTGGGAAAGCCGGCTGATTCAAACCGCTATTCTGCGCAATCGATTAGCCGGACTGGGCAAAAATGGCAAAACGGCTGTCTTTCCAAAACTGGTTTTCAGTATTAAAGACGGCGTGAACCACAAAGCGTCAGACATTAACTACGACATCAAGCAACTGGCTCTCGAATGCGCCTCCAAACGTATGTATCCGGATATCCTGAACTACGAGCAGGTTGTAGCTGTGACTGGTTCCTTCAAAACGCCAATGGGCTGCCGCAGCTTCCTCAGTCGTTATGAAGAAAACGGTCAGGAAATTCATGAAGGACGAAATAATCTGGGCGTAATCAGCCTGAACCTGCCACGTATTGCCATCGAAGCCAAACACGATGAAGCACGGTTCTGGCAACTGCTGGAAGAGCGCCTGCAACTTTGCCGCAAAGCCCTGATGACCCGCATTGCCCGTTTTGAAAACGTCAAAGCACGAGTGGCACCGATTCTGTATATGGAAGGAGCCTGCGGCGTGCGTCTGCAAGCCGATGAACCCGTAGCACATATATTCAAAAATGGCCGTGCCTCCATTTCTCTGGGCTATATCGGCCTGCATGAAACCATCTATGCCCTCTACGGCAGCGATATCCATGTGTTTGACAGTGACAACCTGCGTCAGAAAGCCATAGCCATTGTCGAGAAACTGCGCCGTACTGCCGACCAGTGGAAAACTGAGACCGGCTATGGCTTCAGCCTTTACAGCACTCCGAGCGAAAACTTGTGTGACCGCTTCTGTCGTCTTGATACTGCTGAATTCGGCGTAATTGACGGTGTAACCGACAAAGGCTACTACACCAACAGCTTTCATCTAGATGTAGAAAAAAAAGTTAATCCGTACGACAAAATCGATTTCGAAGCACCCTACCCAAAAATGGCCAGTGGTGGCTTCATTTGTTACGGCGAATACCCTAATCTGCAACACAATCTCAAAGCATTAGAGGACGTATGGGATTACAGCTACCGTCATGTACCTTATTACGGCACCAATACGCCCATCGACGAATGTTATGAATGCGGTTTTAGTGGTGAATTTTCCTGTACCAGCAAAGGCTTTGTCTGCCCCAAATGCGGCAACCATGATCCGGCACGCGTATCCGTCACCCGACGTGTCTGCGGCTATCTCGGTAGCCCCGACGCCAGACCGTTTAACACCGGCAAACAGGAAGAAGTGAAAAGACGAGTCAAACATCTCGGCCAGCAGTGTGGTGCTCTGTAA
- the nrdG gene encoding anaerobic ribonucleoside-triphosphate reductase-activating protein, whose translation MNYHQYYPVDVVNGPGTRCTLFVAGCEHKCRGCYNATTWRTDSGKPFDQQLEDRIISDLNDTRIIRQGLSLSGGDPLHPHNLSAILHLVKRVRQETEHKDIWLWTGYTLAELSVAQQEVVAEINTLVDGKFIKELRDPALIWRGSSNQQIHYLRPA comes from the coding sequence ATGAATTACCATCAGTACTATCCGGTAGATGTCGTCAACGGTCCTGGTACGCGCTGCACCTTATTTGTTGCTGGCTGCGAACATAAATGCCGCGGCTGCTATAACGCAACCACATGGCGAACCGACTCCGGCAAGCCATTTGACCAGCAGTTGGAAGACCGCATCATCAGCGATCTTAACGACACACGTATTATCCGGCAGGGACTGTCACTCAGCGGTGGCGACCCACTGCATCCACATAACCTTAGCGCTATTTTGCATCTGGTGAAGCGAGTGCGGCAGGAAACAGAGCATAAAGACATCTGGCTTTGGACCGGCTATACACTGGCAGAACTATCAGTAGCGCAACAAGAGGTGGTAGCAGAAATAAACACCTTGGTTGATGGTAAATTCATAAAGGAACTGCGAGATCCAGCATTAATTTGGCGTGGAAGTAGCAACCAGCAGATTCATTATCTGCGCCCAGCGTGA
- a CDS encoding hypoxanthine-guanine phosphoribosyltransferase — MSIIDLTAKRAETQAMLDTAELLFDRNTCEAKLEQMAADITAALSDKYPLVLPVMGGAVVFTGKLLPLLRFPLDFDYIHISRYGDKLQGGNYQWLRAPQNAVVGRHILVLDDILDEGHTLAAVKKQILEMGAASCATAVFANKLIDKDKPITADFVGLDVPNRYVFGYGMDAEGKWRNLDEIYALAEN, encoded by the coding sequence ATGAGCATAATTGATTTAACCGCCAAACGCGCTGAAACACAGGCCATGCTAGATACAGCAGAGCTGCTGTTTGACCGCAACACCTGTGAAGCGAAACTGGAACAGATGGCTGCGGACATCACAGCCGCACTCAGTGACAAATATCCACTGGTATTACCGGTAATGGGTGGCGCAGTAGTATTTACTGGGAAATTATTGCCATTGCTGCGTTTTCCATTGGATTTTGACTATATTCATATTTCACGTTATGGCGATAAACTGCAAGGTGGTAACTATCAGTGGCTGAGAGCACCACAAAACGCCGTAGTTGGACGCCATATACTGGTACTGGATGATATTCTTGATGAAGGGCATACACTAGCAGCCGTTAAAAAACAGATACTGGAAATGGGTGCAGCCAGCTGCGCCACCGCTGTATTTGCCAATAAACTGATTGATAAAGACAAGCCGATTACAGCTGATTTTGTCGGACTGGATGTCCCCAACCGTTACGTCTTTGGCTATGGCATGGATGCTGAAGGAAAATGGCGCAATCTAGATGAAATTTACGCGCTGGCAGAAAATTAG